One genomic window of Oxyura jamaicensis isolate SHBP4307 breed ruddy duck chromosome 25 unlocalized genomic scaffold, BPBGC_Ojam_1.0 oxy25_random_OJ72803, whole genome shotgun sequence includes the following:
- the LOC118158315 gene encoding mothers against decapentaplegic homolog 6-like isoform X1, translating into MCPHGARCPPGSSPPPPAVPDSLGRQPGSGSPAGSGASLPTTAHASGACPAAATSWPRPQLSPRPGRHESMNFPNGEVRGRRESRHRKKSWLRRAVGRAVLAAPRAQPRLLAPSSAAHPHRCCPMFRSRRAALVRRLWRQRCAAPGPEDGHGALKPAAHALFKKLKDEELELLVQAVESRGAWESGCVWAPRGDPRGGKQALPPQVLLCRLYRWPDLRQPHELKHLSYCQSAGGRGGCGDAAALCCNPHHFSRLAVPETPPPPYSKSSFGPSWPAEPEHPQLLEFSYNRVDWRDTSLSRSTIRDGYWCKLAYWEHRTRVGRLYAVHEASVNVFCELPWGSGFCLGQLPAAHRSQAVRRARGKIGRGLLLSREPGGVWAYNRSEHPIFVSSPTLGPPGARGLAVLKVLPGYSVKVFDYERAGGLAGWRHPGDGPCDTHSVRISFGKGWGPCYSRQFITSCPCWLEVLLNQPR; encoded by the exons ATGTGTCCCCACGGTGCTCGGTGCCCTCCGGGCTCCTCGCCGCCCCCCCCAGCCGTGCCCGACAGCCTGGGGAGACAGCCTGGCTCCGGCAGCCCTGCGGGCAGCGGGGCATCCCTGCCCACCACGGCCCACGCGTCTGGCGCCTGCCCCGCTGCCGCCACGTCCTGGCCCCGGCCGCAGCTCAGCCCAAGGCCTGGACGCCACGAATCAATGAATTTCCCAAACGGGGAGGTCCGGGGGAGGAGAGAGTCCCGGCACAGGAAAAAGTCCTGGCTGCGGCGCGCCGTGGGCAGAGCGGTCCTGGCCGCCCCGAGAGCACAGCCCCGGCTCCTCGCACCCAGCTCCGCGGCCCACC ctCATCGCTGCTGCCCCATGTTCCGCTCGCGTCGTGCCGCGCTGGTGAGGCGGCTCTGGCGGCAGCGCTGCGCGGCGCCCGGCCCCGAGGACGGCCACGGCGCCCTGAAGCCGGCGGCACATGCCCTCTTCAAGAAGCTGAAGGatgaggagctggagctgctggtgcaggCGGTGGAGAGCCGGGGCGCCTGGGAGTCCGGCTGCGTCTGGGCGCCACGGGGGGACCCGCGGGGGGGCAAGCAGGCGCTGCCCCCCCAGGTCCTGCTCTGCCGCCTGTACCGCTGGCCCGACCTGCGCCAGCCCCACGAGCTCAAGCACCTCTCCTACTGCCAGAGCgccgggggccgcgggggctgcggggacgcGGCCGCGCTCTGCTGCAACCCCCACCACTTCAGCCGCCTGGCTGTGCCCG AGACCCCTCCGCCCCCCTACTCGAAGTCATCCTTCGGCCCCTCCTGGCCGGCCGAGCCcgagcacccccagctcctggagttCAGCTACAACCGCGTGGACTGGCGCG ACACCAGCCTCTCGCGGAGCACCATTAGGGACGGCTACTGGTGCAAACTGGCCTACTGGGAGCACCGGACGCGCGTGGGCCGCCTCTACGCCGTGCACGAGGCATCAGTGAACGTCTTCTGCGAGCTGCCGTGGGGCAGCGGGTTCTGCCTGGGCCAGCTGCCAGCTGCACACCGGAGCCAGGCTGTGCGCCGGGCGCGGGGCAAGATTGGCCgcgggctgctgctgagccGGGAACCGGGCGGCGTGTGGGCCTACAACCGCAGCGAGCACCCCATCTTCGTCAGCTCCCCCACGCTGGGGCCCCCTGGCGCCCGTGGGCTCGCCGTCCTCAAGGTGCTGCCCGGCTACTCGGTGAAGGTGTTCGACTACGAGCGGGCGGGGGGCTTGGCCGGCTGGCGGCACCCCGGGGACGGCCCCTGTGACACCCACAGCGTCCGCATCAGCTTCGGCAAGGGCTGGGGGCCCTGCTACTCCCGGCAGTTCATCACCTCCTGCCCGTGCtggctggaggtgctgctgaaCCAGCCCCGCTGA
- the LOC118158315 gene encoding mothers against decapentaplegic homolog 6-like isoform X2 produces the protein MCPHGARCPPGSSPPPPAVPDSLGRQPGSGSPAGSGASLPTTAHASGACPAAATSWPRPQLSPRPGRHESMNFPNGEVRGRRESRHRKKSWLRRAVGRAVLAAPRAQPRLLAPSSAAHPHRCCPMFRSRRAALVRRLWRQRCAAPGPEDGHGALKPAAHALFKKLKDEELELLVQAVESRGAWESGCVWAPRGDPRGGKQALPPQVLLCRLYRWPDLRQPHELKHLSYCQSAGGRGGCGDAAALCCNPHHFSRLAVPDTSLSRSTIRDGYWCKLAYWEHRTRVGRLYAVHEASVNVFCELPWGSGFCLGQLPAAHRSQAVRRARGKIGRGLLLSREPGGVWAYNRSEHPIFVSSPTLGPPGARGLAVLKVLPGYSVKVFDYERAGGLAGWRHPGDGPCDTHSVRISFGKGWGPCYSRQFITSCPCWLEVLLNQPR, from the exons ATGTGTCCCCACGGTGCTCGGTGCCCTCCGGGCTCCTCGCCGCCCCCCCCAGCCGTGCCCGACAGCCTGGGGAGACAGCCTGGCTCCGGCAGCCCTGCGGGCAGCGGGGCATCCCTGCCCACCACGGCCCACGCGTCTGGCGCCTGCCCCGCTGCCGCCACGTCCTGGCCCCGGCCGCAGCTCAGCCCAAGGCCTGGACGCCACGAATCAATGAATTTCCCAAACGGGGAGGTCCGGGGGAGGAGAGAGTCCCGGCACAGGAAAAAGTCCTGGCTGCGGCGCGCCGTGGGCAGAGCGGTCCTGGCCGCCCCGAGAGCACAGCCCCGGCTCCTCGCACCCAGCTCCGCGGCCCACC ctCATCGCTGCTGCCCCATGTTCCGCTCGCGTCGTGCCGCGCTGGTGAGGCGGCTCTGGCGGCAGCGCTGCGCGGCGCCCGGCCCCGAGGACGGCCACGGCGCCCTGAAGCCGGCGGCACATGCCCTCTTCAAGAAGCTGAAGGatgaggagctggagctgctggtgcaggCGGTGGAGAGCCGGGGCGCCTGGGAGTCCGGCTGCGTCTGGGCGCCACGGGGGGACCCGCGGGGGGGCAAGCAGGCGCTGCCCCCCCAGGTCCTGCTCTGCCGCCTGTACCGCTGGCCCGACCTGCGCCAGCCCCACGAGCTCAAGCACCTCTCCTACTGCCAGAGCgccgggggccgcgggggctgcggggacgcGGCCGCGCTCTGCTGCAACCCCCACCACTTCAGCCGCCTGGCTGTGCCCG ACACCAGCCTCTCGCGGAGCACCATTAGGGACGGCTACTGGTGCAAACTGGCCTACTGGGAGCACCGGACGCGCGTGGGCCGCCTCTACGCCGTGCACGAGGCATCAGTGAACGTCTTCTGCGAGCTGCCGTGGGGCAGCGGGTTCTGCCTGGGCCAGCTGCCAGCTGCACACCGGAGCCAGGCTGTGCGCCGGGCGCGGGGCAAGATTGGCCgcgggctgctgctgagccGGGAACCGGGCGGCGTGTGGGCCTACAACCGCAGCGAGCACCCCATCTTCGTCAGCTCCCCCACGCTGGGGCCCCCTGGCGCCCGTGGGCTCGCCGTCCTCAAGGTGCTGCCCGGCTACTCGGTGAAGGTGTTCGACTACGAGCGGGCGGGGGGCTTGGCCGGCTGGCGGCACCCCGGGGACGGCCCCTGTGACACCCACAGCGTCCGCATCAGCTTCGGCAAGGGCTGGGGGCCCTGCTACTCCCGGCAGTTCATCACCTCCTGCCCGTGCtggctggaggtgctgctgaaCCAGCCCCGCTGA